The Gordonia terrae genome contains the following window.
TGGTTCACGGTCATCGGCCGGGGGTTTCGACAAGCTCAACCGGCAGCAGGGTCGGCTCAACCGGCAGGGACGGATCGACCGTCGAGGACGGCGGCCGCCCATTGCCCGCCGCGGTGGGCGCGACGTGGGCGGCGATGCGGACCGAGGTCCTCGGCGGGCAGTTCCTCGACATCGTCAACGAGGCCGGCGGCGACGACTCGACCGAGGCCGCTTACCGCGTCATGGAGTTCAAGACCGCCGCCTACACCGTGGCGCGGCCCCTCGAACTGGGCGCGCGGCTGGCCGGTGCGTCCGACGATCTCGTGTCGGGCCTGCGGTCCATCGGCCACGATCTCGGCGTCGCATTCCAGCTCCGCGATGACCTGCTCGGTGTGTTCGGTGATCCGGAACGGACCGGGAAGCCGTCGGGTGACGATCTGGTCTCCGGTAAACGCACGGCACTGCTCGCGATCGCCCTGCAACGAGCCGACGCGGCCGACCCGGCGCTCGGCGCGCGTCTGCGCTCCCACCTCGGGCGCGCCCTGGACGATGACGAGTTGAACTCCGCGCGTGGCATTTTCGTCGAGGTGGGCGCGGTGGCCGAAGTCGAGAACTCGATCGACGAGCTGCTGGGGTCGGCGCTGGCCGCACTCGACGCCGCCGACATCGGCGCCGACATCCGCACCGAGCTGATCGCGGTCGCACATCGCGTCGCGCACCGCGAGGCGTGAACGCTCCCGTGACACGGGCCGCGCGCGGCTCGACCGGCCGGTTCGATCTGATCCTCGGCGCCATCGGTTCCGTGCTCGTCTGCCTCGGCAGCTTCGGGGTCGGCGACCCGCCGCGGAACTCGACCGTCCTGTCCGATCTGGGTCTGAGCTGGATCACCTACGGACACGGGAAGAACGTCTTCGGCACGCTGTTCTGGCTGGGCGTTTTCCTCATGGTGTTCGGCTGGGTCCGACTGGGGCGTCGGATCTTCTCCGGCTCTGCTCACACCCCATCGACCCGGACGTTGAGTCGGTGGGTACTGGTGTGGGCCGCCCCACTCCTCGTGGCGGTGCCGGTGTACTCCCGCGACGTCTACGCCTACCTGGCGCAGGGCGCCGTGTTCGGCGCAGGCTTCGATCCGTACGCGGACGGTCCCGCCCACCTACCGGGCCCACTCGTGGACAGCATGGCGCAGGTGTGGGCGACCACGACGGCTCCCTACGGCCCCTTCTTCATGGGCATGCTGCGCGTGGTCACCGAGATCACCGGCGATCACGCGATCATCGGCGTGCTGGCCATCCGGCTCGTGCTGTTGCCCGGACTGTTTCTGGCGCTCTGGGCGATCCCGCGGCTGGCCGAACGGTTCGGGGCCTCACCCCAGGCCGGGCTGTGGCTGGCCCTGTTCAATCCGATGGTCCTGATCCACCTCGTGGCGGGCCCGCACGTCGAGTTGCTCATGATGGGCGTGCTCGTGACCGGGATCGTCCTGGTGGTCGACGGCCGGCATGTGTGGGGTACGTCGGTCCTGGCGCTTGCCGTGTCGATCAAGATCACCGCCGGGATCGCGCTGCCGTTCGTCTTGTGGATCTGGTTGTCGCACATCCGATCTCGTCGACCGGTGACATCCCGCGACGTGGTGACGGTGTTCGCGTCGA
Protein-coding sequences here:
- a CDS encoding polyprenyl synthetase family protein; translation: MTSTIPTPTSLDAVPGAVEAELRAFFADAVPATAAIAPVVGEAAELIRDFVLRGGKRIRPVFAFAGWRCGTSSSDRTVAGDDAPGPRDALRVCAALELVQACALIHDDIIDRSDTRRGFPTVHREFESRHESAKWAGDPGAHGVAAAILAGDFALAWADDLVHGHRPGVSTSSTGSRVGSTGRDGSTVEDGGRPLPAAVGATWAAMRTEVLGGQFLDIVNEAGGDDSTEAAYRVMEFKTAAYTVARPLELGARLAGASDDLVSGLRSIGHDLGVAFQLRDDLLGVFGDPERTGKPSGDDLVSGKRTALLAIALQRADAADPALGARLRSHLGRALDDDELNSARGIFVEVGAVAEVENSIDELLGSALAALDAADIGADIRTELIAVAHRVAHREA
- a CDS encoding alpha-(1->6)-mannopyranosyltransferase A produces the protein MTRAARGSTGRFDLILGAIGSVLVCLGSFGVGDPPRNSTVLSDLGLSWITYGHGKNVFGTLFWLGVFLMVFGWVRLGRRIFSGSAHTPSTRTLSRWVLVWAAPLLVAVPVYSRDVYAYLAQGAVFGAGFDPYADGPAHLPGPLVDSMAQVWATTTAPYGPFFMGMLRVVTEITGDHAIIGVLAIRLVLLPGLFLALWAIPRLAERFGASPQAGLWLALFNPMVLIHLVAGPHVELLMMGVLVTGIVLVVDGRHVWGTSVLALAVSIKITAGIALPFVLWIWLSHIRSRRPVTSRDVVTVFASIVGIAVAVFGVWTLAIGLGLGWLTGLGWADVIINWFTVPTLAAHLVTLIAAPFVALNLQPVLEVTRAIGSVVLAVTLVAVWWRHRHDARDAVAGMAWAMLAVLLLEPSTLPWYYTWVLVIAVAFDLPMWVRATVVGASTFLLIVFQPDDAIVFYKPVEVALAAALAGLAAWSLSHRDPLRLGRFGRWAWGATPAGESAPASDAIAESGVEKSARADAEPGEFGAGEFGAGAPVRKPGPAPGG